One stretch of Halobacillus litoralis DNA includes these proteins:
- a CDS encoding uroporphyrinogen-III synthase: protein MSGLKGKKIGIAADRRSDAIERLITNMGGKPYVFPLQGKQLLDEKASRRHVGDYIRQSFNRVILTTGIGARTLGDAAIKVGEDDRFLQKLEKDFLAIRGSKTKDWLKAHDLFPDVLSADGTMENLLSQIPDVNQTEQKSIFLQTYNEDEEYLISKLEKKGYSVYKANPYKFLPPDPAIVEDLTHHITNAQLDAVVFTSKTQVKNLFIQTDRFQHVLKAFNHHVQAVAVGKVTAQALHDHGVTSVVQPDRSKMGAMIVELDKYFQSEVLNQ, encoded by the coding sequence TTGTCGGGATTAAAAGGAAAAAAGATTGGCATAGCGGCAGACCGCCGCTCGGATGCGATTGAAAGACTAATTACAAACATGGGTGGGAAACCGTATGTTTTTCCACTGCAAGGGAAGCAGCTGCTGGATGAAAAAGCATCACGCCGTCATGTGGGAGACTACATTCGTCAATCGTTCAACAGGGTTATCTTAACGACAGGAATTGGGGCTCGGACACTAGGGGACGCCGCGATAAAAGTCGGAGAGGACGATAGGTTTCTTCAAAAGTTGGAAAAAGACTTTCTTGCTATTCGTGGCTCGAAAACGAAAGACTGGTTAAAAGCCCATGATTTATTCCCTGATGTCCTATCTGCAGACGGAACGATGGAAAATCTATTGAGTCAGATCCCGGACGTAAATCAAACAGAGCAAAAATCAATTTTTCTCCAAACCTACAATGAAGATGAAGAGTACTTGATAAGTAAATTAGAGAAGAAAGGTTACAGCGTTTACAAAGCTAACCCTTACAAGTTTCTACCGCCTGATCCTGCGATCGTGGAAGACTTAACACATCATATAACAAACGCTCAACTGGATGCGGTGGTTTTCACAAGCAAAACCCAGGTTAAAAATTTATTTATTCAAACAGACAGGTTTCAACATGTCTTGAAAGCTTTCAATCATCACGTCCAGGCTGTAGCTGTTGGGAAAGTAACCGCCCAAGCCCTGCATGACCATGGGGTCACTTCGGTCGTTCAACCTGACCGCTCGAAAATGGGTGCGATGATTGTCGAGCTTGACAAGTATTTTCAATCGGAAGTGTTGAACCAATAG
- a CDS encoding NAD(P)-binding protein gives MISLSVDLKQKDVIIIGGGKTAEKRAEVLQREGARTTIVSPAITTGLKRMIMNNKIQWVNRHFESGDVIGAFLIVIATNDYETNDRITKLAEDVPLVNRADGGNGGNLHIPAQFSRGKLNISVTTQGASPKLARRLREEWEERFPPAYKEYMDFLYECRQIVKASPMSKAEKDMYLEKMLDPSYLEREQQWILKGEIHKKGGGIICRD, from the coding sequence GTGATTTCGCTTTCCGTGGACTTGAAACAAAAGGATGTCATCATCATTGGAGGAGGAAAAACAGCTGAGAAAAGGGCGGAGGTTTTACAGCGTGAAGGGGCAAGGACCACAATTGTCAGTCCTGCTATCACAACTGGTCTGAAAAGGATGATAATGAATAACAAAATACAATGGGTGAACCGTCATTTTGAAAGTGGTGATGTAATCGGCGCTTTTCTTATAGTAATTGCGACAAATGACTACGAGACAAATGACAGAATCACCAAGCTTGCGGAGGATGTGCCTCTTGTGAACAGGGCGGATGGTGGAAATGGTGGGAACCTTCATATTCCTGCCCAATTTTCCAGGGGAAAACTTAACATCTCTGTTACCACACAAGGGGCAAGCCCTAAGTTGGCCCGCCGTTTGCGGGAAGAATGGGAAGAACGGTTTCCGCCTGCCTATAAGGAGTATATGGATTTCTTATACGAGTGCAGGCAAATAGTGAAGGCCTCTCCTATGTCTAAAGCGGAAAAAGACATGTATCTGGAAAAAATGCTAGATCCCTCTTACTTAGAACGGGAACAACAGTGGATCCTCAAGGGAGAAATACATAAAAAAGGAGGAGGAATCATTTGTCGGGATTAA
- a CDS encoding sirohydrochlorin chelatase: MKAVLYVSHGSRKNQAKEEAIHLLTQVQRRIDCELFHICFLELADPDVLEGIRRLVEKGADKIVIIPVLLLSAGHYFKDIPSEMEKAKVIYPDISITYGQTLGVQERITDVLVDRLKELPAELDETTNVLLVGRGSRNPATKTSIESIAGTLKEKSSIPHIQTCYLAALSPPFTEAFEESLRNYSKTIVVPYLWFTGLLFDSLEESVRDARDNGDHVYLASYLNDHPNMIHSLVDRVNQALKKGMEEEEGVR; the protein is encoded by the coding sequence ATGAAAGCCGTTTTATATGTCAGTCATGGCAGTAGGAAAAATCAAGCGAAAGAGGAAGCCATTCACCTGTTAACCCAAGTTCAGCGAAGGATTGATTGCGAACTGTTTCATATTTGTTTTCTTGAGTTGGCCGATCCGGATGTGTTGGAAGGCATCCGCCGACTTGTGGAAAAAGGGGCTGATAAGATCGTCATCATCCCTGTTCTGCTCTTAAGTGCCGGGCATTATTTCAAGGATATTCCCAGTGAAATGGAGAAGGCGAAAGTAATTTATCCAGACATATCAATCACCTATGGTCAAACGCTTGGGGTGCAGGAACGAATCACGGATGTACTGGTAGATCGTCTGAAAGAACTTCCTGCCGAACTCGATGAAACAACCAACGTATTACTCGTAGGAAGAGGGAGCAGGAATCCCGCTACAAAAACATCCATTGAATCCATTGCTGGCACGTTGAAAGAAAAGAGTTCGATCCCACATATCCAAACATGCTACCTGGCTGCTCTTTCCCCGCCATTTACGGAGGCGTTTGAAGAATCGCTAAGGAATTATTCTAAAACGATTGTCGTCCCTTATTTGTGGTTTACCGGCCTCCTCTTTGACTCTTTGGAAGAAAGTGTGCGGGATGCTAGAGACAACGGAGACCATGTTTATCTCGCTTCATATTTAAATGACCATCCGAATATGATCCACTCCCTGGTTGATCGAGTCAACCAGGCATTAAAAAAAGGGATGGAAGAGGAGGAGGGGGTGAGGTGA